The genome window ctatttgctttttttccgCTGTTTGCTTTGGACAAGCTGTTACATGAGCATGCTGCCATGTGCCAACTCCGGAGGAAGCTAAATGGAAGTAAATTATCTCCTTGGCTTTATCATCTGTGTCACTGACATTGCACTTCAGGGCAGAGGAGCCACATTACAGCACCTAAAGGACTGTTGGGGGGTTTTAGAGCAAGGATCATAGGTGGTTTTTGTGCTTGCTGCTGCAGGACATGGTTCATAGGAAGCCAGTTAATCAGTGTCTTGCTTAGTGGCTGCCCTGTTATACAGAAGTGCTTTTTGTGGATGTTGGTGAAGAAACAGTGCTTTTGGTGCTAGGCAAGGTGTGACGGGGGATGGCGACTGTTTTATTCATCCGGTTCAAGCCTCAGTGCCCAGGGCTTTATTTCTGGTCTGTGCAGCATCCTGGAGTCCCAGCAGGACCCAGTTAATTTGCAGTAAAACTGTGTGCTCCAGGCAATGCCTGGGTCTGTCCCCTCGCCTGCTCACTGTGCTGCTCGGGATGCAGCCGTCGTTTCGGGAGCCATCTGCTTGTGGATGTTCCCAGATGCGTGGCTGTGCCAGACTGCAGCTCCCCAAAGCTGGATCCTGCCTTCAGAGATGGGATGAGAAGCACTGGGGCTCTGAAAATTAGAGGAAGTATCCGGCCTTGGCCAACCGGGGTTGTTATAGCTTGGTGCACAGATAACTGCGGTCAGTGCTGCATTAACCACTTGGAGCTTCTCCTTCCGTTAACTCCAGATTGCTCTGCTGGAGCCTCTGTAAGAAATCATGCAAAAGGTGGCTCCAAGGGACCAAAAGTCCAAGGTTATTTTGTAGTGTCCGGCCAGGGGCTGCTGGCCAGCAAAGCTTTTGTGCTCCATGCCAAATTCTTGCACCTTGTGCTTGGGAACAGCCTCTCCTTGAGCCCCTGCAGCCTCTCCAACCCTCAGCTGGTGCCGCTGCCTTTGCAGGAGGTGTCACAAGGCTGGGACCAGCCATGCTGCTCTGATAAGAGTTGGAAGGTACAGATGAACTAGGGTTACAGCAGGGGCTGAAGTCCTGCGTTAAACCTGCGGTCATTAGCTTAACAGGATTACGTGATAGCAGTGTGGATTTTGGCCCTTGTTTGGGAAGGATGAACCCCAGATCATCGTCACACGGCGGGATCGGGATCTGCAGGGATATCCATGCGTGGGCATGCCCAAACCCTGCTGCCTCTTGGCTCAGGGCTGGGGCAGTTTCACCACAGAAATGCATAGGATAGATTGAGAAAATTGGAGATAAAAGCAACCCAGCAGGGTTGTGCTGCAGGGGTGATGTGATGCAGCACATCCCAAGTGCTGGGGTCCAAAGACTGAGTAGCTCCATGCATCCTTTGTAGGAACTATCTGCCCATTCTGCAGTATGAGCGATGCCTTGAGAGCTTGGGAGGAAGCTGAGCAGGGATGGAGAGGCTGAGAGGCTCCAGTAGCAGTCTGAAAGCATTGCCGCCCTGTGCTGGCGTGTTGACCCCGTGTCAGTGCATGCACTCCCATGGTGCTGCATTGCCCCCTTGCTGATGTGTCTCCTATGCATGCTGGAGCATTCCCTGcaccaggagcagcagggagctgtcTGCTTGTATTGCAGTCATGGAAAAACTACAGCATTTTGGTGCAGAGCTATGGCCTTGGATGGATGTGTGAGATGCATTTCCAGACTTCCCAGCTTGTATGTCGTCAGCAGCTGGTCCTGTGGGTCCTTGGGACAGGAGCAGGACCTGCAGCTAcagcctgagctctgctccCTCAACCAGCCACAGCTCTGTAACCCTTCTGGCAATGTGCAGGCCACgtgaataaatattaaaaaatgtaggTGGATGCAATAATATTTATGCCCTAGCAGGTCTGTGTGCTGGTTGCGTAAGACATAATGTATTCTTTTCATCCTCATGTGCTTCCCGAGCAGGAGGGTGACATATGGGCAGTGACAAAGAGCTTGTCATTGAACAAGGTATTTtctgcagccctggggatgcACTGAGGCTatgagctgctcagcagcattGGTTGCAGAACGTTTGTGGAGCGGAGGGAGGGGACCACCATCATGCCCCCGctgactcattcctgcagcCTGGTGACTCAGAGTTTTGTGGGCAGGTTGCCAGAAGGGCAGCCTCTGCGTGCcctgcttcatccacacttgTTGTTTTGGGGAGGTTCCCTGCAGCCTCACACACCcggagctgtgctgcacaggcTGCTCCAGGCTCCATTCTCTAAGTGAGATGGGTTCTCTCTGGGAGCTGTGCTTCTTGCATCAAACCCTTCTGCGTGCCAGAAATTTCAGCCTGTGCTCTGGTGCGAGTGCCCGACCGGCTTCTACATCTTGCTGTAGTCTGGCAAACCAGAACCTGGAGAGTTCCTTCTCCTTCAGCCAGCTTGCATCTTTCAGCTGCTTCGTTCCAAAAGCCATCAGTGAGGGGTATTGAGACTGTATGTTGTCAGACTGAGACAGAAGGGGGTGGTGGGTCCTTCCTGGAGGGGAAGATCAGCTAAGGACAGTCCCAGTGACAGAAGGATTCTGCAGGGAACTTTGTCCTGCTGCACCTCCCTCCATGCTCAGCCACCTGTGCAAAGCCCCAGAAGCCTTCTCTGACGGTGCAGCATAGCTCTTAGTACTTCAGGTAGAAGACTTGTGCTCTGAGAGGGCTAAAATGTGCTGTCCAAGTAGAAAACTTGCAAAAATGGGCTGCAAATCCCGTTTTAGTGACAGATGCTGTTAGGTGCTCTGGGAGGAGGATGCACTCAGGTTTTCTTACCTGAATGTATCCTGAGTTGAGGCTCGGAAGTCTTAAAAGCCTGTGGATGGAAAGCTATGTTCTCCTTTCAGCATGATAACAGATGCTCAGAGGCGTGGGTTGTCAGACGAGCTTTCTGATGATGCCTGTTTACTGTCACATTTTATATGTGACACTGGGAATGTGCATCCCTTCAGATAATTTATAAAAGATGGTGCAGTGTCTCACGACATACATGAAAGCAGGAAGAGGCAAACTTGGTTTGTCTCAGTCAGGTTGCAAGCATTACCCAAAAGCATCATTTGTCCCCATAAATGTATGGGAAGCTCCTCTGAGACACAGTGATTGCAGCTGTAACATTGGGCGTGTAGCAAGGTGTGTTATTATATGCAAtgtgcagagcaggaggtgagcttggcagctggctgctgagcagagctgcagccatgcAGTGTCTCAGTGACATCTGATGCAGGTGGCCCTGCTCATGTTACCCCTCACCAAGCATTCCCCAGCTCCAAAGGAGCTCTGTGTTCCCCAGTGTGCTGCCGAAAGGGTGAGCGATCTCTGAGGGCAAGCAGAATTTGAGGGGGAGCAATATTGTTTCATGCAGAATGTCATgcagttttaatttatttttgtttttaacttgaaCAGAAGTTGGCGTCTTGGCAAAGCAGTACCTTGAGAGAGGCCTTCTGGTGCCTGACCACGTCATCACACGTGTGATGATGACGGAGCTGGAGAAGCGGCGAGCAGAGCATTGGCTGCTTGATGGTGAGTGCATCTGTGTGGGCAAAAGCCAGCCACCTTTAAAGCATCGCTTTGCTCCTGATGGGTTTGAGAAGACCAAAGGTGCctgtcctggtgctgctggcagtaGATGGGAGGGCAGATGGCACCAAACTGCTTGCAGAAGCACTGCTCTCAGGGATAGCATGAGGTTCGCCTGTTTTTTGTAGTAAATCAAGAGCTTGAGGAGAGACTCCATCAGTTTGAAACTGCAGagctaaaaataagaaaaggctCTCACTGTGTGTGCGTGCTATCGGTTGGGGTCAATGGTCCTTGCTGGTTCTGGCAGAAGAGCAAGGAGAGAAATTGGTATGTGGCTGTTGCTTCCCTGAACCCTAAGAAGCAGCACATGTGTGTGCAGTTGAGATCATTtgtggggaagggaaaggagagaggtgTTTCATAAAGCAGCCCCTGGGGCCAGCGTGCAGAGAGGGGCTGgcaagaaaaacttcttcccaGCTCCATCTGCATCTGAATGAGCTGTGATCCCAAGCCATACATCCACCTGGGATGGAGAAATGCTCCAAGCAAAGCGTGTGGGAGGtgtgcagcaggcagctctgatggcagtgctgtgaAGAGCTCTGGGGTTTGGGCAGGGGAAAGGATGGTGGGACTTGGTGGGGTGCAGCTACCTGGGTTTTTGGGCAGAGCCCCATGTGACATAGGGAGGGGTAGCCCATGTGGGGAAGCACTTTCAAAAAGCTTGTTACTAATACTCTCCTTTCCTTACTTTGAAATTTTCCTTTGGTTGTTTCCTAGTTAGTAAGTTGCAAAATGAGGAAAGTGGGTGGGCAAAACACCCCAAACTCAATCTCCACTGTAACATTTCATTACTCTCATAGTAATACTACTCGGTTCACTGGAAACACAGTGATTGGCAAATATTACAGTAAGTGTTTTGTATTACAAGTCTACTGTTTCTGCATTCACGAGCGTTTGCACCCCAGTATTCACTCAGACCCTGGTTTGCCTCCAGGGCAAAGCATGGCCATGGGTGGTGGGCATAGATCTGGGGAGCCTCCTGCTTTGCACAGTGACCTCTGACAAGGAGCATGCTTATTTCAAGCAGTCCGTTCACTAACTCAAAGAACAGTGCAACTTGACTTGGTAAAGCAGATCACATATATTCTTTCTCATGCTGACTAATTCATTAGCTCTGATGACATTCTGGCGAGCTCACAGCTAATAATGCTCAACTGGGGAAAGGTCTAGGATGTCTTCTGAGGCTCTGCAGGTGTTTGCTGAGCTTAGTGGTGGCCTGGAGAGGTGGGAAAAGTCCCCATGCTGGGCACTGCTTCCCAGGAGAACACGAGCCTGCAGAGATCTGTGTGTTGTATTTTGGGAGCTGGTGCTGGAGGAGCTATTTTCTGCAGCAGCCATCTGGTGGATGGCTCTTTCGCACCATGTGCACTGCAGCGAGGAGCTGTGCTATCTTTGCAGCACCTTTGCAGCAAGCAGCCGTGTGCTTTTCTTCCAATcaccctgctgtgctgtggtaCATGCCCGCAGGTTTCCCACGGACGCTGGGACAAGCTGAGGCACTGGACAAGATCTGTGAGCTGGACCTGGTGATCAGCCTGCACATCCCCTTCGAGACGCTGAAGGACCGTCTGAGCGCCCGATGGATCCACCCAGCGAGCGGACGGGTCTACAACATGGAGTTCAACCCTCCTCATGTGCATGTAAGAGCTTGGAGCAGCCTTCTGCCGCGTGAGTGGGCTGGCACAAGCTTCAAATACCACTGGGGAAAAATCCTATGTAGTAAGACTACATCAAAAGCAGTGTAGCCTGCAGATCGGGGTAGCTGATCCTGtttctctgtgctggtgagacctcacctggagcactgtgtccagatgtgaagtcctcagtacagaCATTGACCTCTGGAATGCctccagaagagggccacaaaaatacttccagggatggatCACcttcctatgaggacaggctgactgctggggctgtgcagctggagaagagaaggctctgggggagagctgagagcagcctttcactACCTAAACAAGGgatgtaagaaggaaggggacagactcttgaGTGggatctgtggtgataggacaaggggaaatggtttcatacTAAAGAGGGGGGTTGGATAGATTGGATAGAAGGAAAtaggttggtttgttttgtttttttcttgttttttttttaatgataagaGCAGTAGAGCACTGGGATAGGATGCCTACAGAGACAGTGGTGTcccgtccctgcagacacccaaggtcagaGGACGGGGCTCTGTgcacctggtggagctgtgggtgtccctgttcattgcaggggagtgggaccagatggccttcaaAGGTCtcccaactcaaacaattctacaaTGCTATGAAGACCCAGGGATACTGGGGCACCAGATGGTTTTGGCCTTGAAAGCTGTCCTGCAGAGTTCTGCACAGTGCCTTTTGATAAATGAGGTTTGTGCTAAGTGCTCAATGAAAATGCTCTTGACAGCATTTGCCTTTCTGCAGGGCATTGACGACGTGACGGGCGAGCCACTGGTCCAGTGTGAGGATGATAAACCTGAGGCCGTCACTGCCCGGCTCAGAAAGTACAAAGATGCTGCAAAGCCAGTAATAGAGTTATACAAGTGAGTTCAACCGTGTGAAtaaagcacagccctgctgctttctgggggCAGATTGCTGTGCAGCACATGCAGGACCATGGAGGTGGTGCCCTGCAAAGAGTGGTTCACTTCACTCACCAAACCAGTAGCAGCTTTCTGTGCTGCTCCAAATAGCATCAATGAACGGGTTTATTAAATAATCCCCTGCAGGTCTGAAGTGGTATGTTTGCCTTGCACAAAAACAGTCCAAGGCTCCTGGGCTTGGCTTTTAAATGAATTGGCAACAGGGGAATTGGCAACAGGGCAGAAGAAACAAGGGCAAAGGGTGGTAGAGAGCACATGGATCCTGAGTGCATACTCCTGAGGGGAGATGAGAGGTGTCTTCTAGCCCCCCTGCATGCAGACACTTGGGGAAAAAGCTTTGTTGTAAGCATCTCAGTAGCTGCATGTCTCTAAAGCTCAGAGCCATTGCCACTTTGagctgtgcattgcagggcagggcaggctgGGGTGGATGTGCTATAAGTAGATGATCACACTTCAGGATCTGACCTTGCAGTCCACACTGTTATTTTGGAGCTGAGAAATGTCTTGTCCTCACCCTCTTGGCACTAACTGCTTGACTCTCTTCAGGAGCAGGGGTATCCTGCACTCATTTTCGGGGACAGAGACCAACAAGATCTGGCCGTACGTGTACGCCCTGCTGTCCAACAAGATCCCACCCCTGCGCTCAGAAGAGGAGCACTAAGCAGCCTGGGCCGGGGACCAGGAGTTGGTGTGATAACTGCTTGGTTTCTCTGCAcggtgctggagctgtgctcaAATTAAGCAATCATGCAGTACCATCCCCAGGTGTGCTGGATAACAGCTATGGAAACACGGTTATAACCAGTATCCAGGTGAAAAGATCTATGTTTATAAGGTCAAGTCTGCTAGAATAAGTGTTATTTCTTCTGAGGCTAGAAAATATTCCTGCCTGTGATCCAACCACACAGATCAGTGGTGCAAACCTAGGTCATGATTCTTTCAGGTTTACACAACTTGCCGTGATCTCCCTGCCACCCCTGTATGAAACACCAGCCTCTAAGCCTATAATGTGCCATTCCGTTGCCCTGTAGTACTGTTTAACACAGGTCTCTCTGttgttgtcttttaaaaaaatatattttctattaaatttatttcttagaGAAACAAAGCTCTAAAGTGCAAGATTTCAGCCCGGTGGGAATTGGTGAGGAACATAGAAAACATTCACACTAGAGCTCAGAAATATCAAGATCACATTTCCAGTAACAGTAGATGTAGAAGAGGGGAAACACAGGAGGTAGAATACATATTGTGCTTTaaggaaagatgaagaaaacagtagaaaaagcTGCTACATGTTTTACTTGTCATGAGCTGGTGTGATGTGGAGCAGGAAGGTGAGCAGGCTCTGGTTTGTGCTTACCTTGTCCGTAGCTTTCCATGCCACGAGATACAGCCCTGTTTCAATAGCTTCTCCCAAagattttaaatgtgttttggTGAGAAACAGAGTCATTCCTTGTTCTCTGCTGCCTTTGTCCCACTGGAAAGGGGCTGTCCCAAGCATGTGCCTCCTGCGGGGGGTTCACCTGCAGTGGCTGCAGgctctggcagtgctgccctgctgtcTGTCCCTTATGTCCATCAGGGCTGTCAAAGTGACCACACTCCTTTCAGCAGTGTTGTGTGTGAGCGTGCA of Meleagris gallopavo isolate NT-WF06-2002-E0010 breed Aviagen turkey brand Nicholas breeding stock chromosome 10, Turkey_5.1, whole genome shotgun sequence contains these proteins:
- the AK4 gene encoding adenylate kinase 4, mitochondrial, which produces MMTELEKRRAEHWLLDGFPRTLGQAEALDKICELDLVISLHIPFETLKDRLSARWIHPASGRVYNMEFNPPHVHGIDDVTGEPLVQCEDDKPEAVTARLRKYKDAAKPVIELYKSRGILHSFSGTETNKIWPYVYALLSNKIPPLRSEEEH